The window cacctccccggcaacggcaccagaaaagagcttgatgtctactacgcaaccttcttcttgtagacgttgttgggcctccaagtgcagaggtttgtaggacagtagcaaatttccctcgagtggatgacctaaggtttatcaatccgtgggaggcgtaggatgaagatggtctctctcaagcaaccctgcaaccaaataacaaagagtctcttgtgtccccaacacacccaatacaatagtagattgtataggtgcactagtttggcgaagatatggtgatacaagtgcaatatggatggtagatataggtttttgtaatctgaaaatataaaaacaacaaggtagcaagtgataaagtgagcgtaaacggtattgcaatgctaggaaacaaggcctagggttcatactttcactagtgcaagttctctcaacaataataacataattggatcatataactatccctcaacatgcaacaaagagtcactccaaagtcactaatagcggagaacaaacgaagagattatggtagggtacgaaaccacctcaaagttattctttccaatcaatccgttgggctattcctataagtgtcacaaacagccctagagttcgtactagaataacaccttaagacacaaatcaaccaaaaaccctaatgtcacctagatactccaatgtcacctcaagtatccgtgggtatgattatacgatatgcatcacacaatctcaaatttatctattcaaccaacacaaaagaacctcaaagagtgccccaaagtttctaccggagagtcaagacgaaaacgtgtgccaacccctatgcataggttcatgggcggaacccgcaagttgatcaccaaaacatacatcaagtgaatcaatagaataccccattgtcaccacgggtatcccacgcaagacatacatcaagtgttctcaaatccttaaagactcaatccgataagataacttcaaagggaaaactcaatccattacaagagagtagagggggagaaacatcataagatccaactataatagcaaagctcgcgatacatcaagatcgtatcacctcaaaaacacgagagagagagagagagatcaaacacatagctactggtacataccctcagccccgagggtgaactactccctcgtcgtcatggagagcgccgggatgatgaagatggccaccggtgagggatcccccctccggcagggtgccggaacagggtcccgataggtttttggtggctacagaggcttgcggcggcggaactccctatctattctgttccccgaaggttttagggtatatggatatatataggcggaagaaatatgtcaggggagccacgaggggcccacgagggtggagggcgcgcccaggggggtgggcgcgcccctgcctcatgcctccctcgtttctttcctgacgtgcactccaagtctatcgggttgctttctttccaaaaataacttctccagaaggtttcattccgtttcgactccgtttgatattccttttcttcgaaacactgaaacaaggaaaaaaacagaaactggcactgggctctgggttaataggttagtcccaaaagtaatataaaagtgcataataaagcccataaacatccaagatggataatataatagcatgaatacttcataaattataggtacgttggagacgtatcactctgcatttatgttttgcggtctcagaaagagctagcgagataccaccttgttatatcatattatgatagttttgagaaagtgttgtcatccgagatttattattattgctcgctagttgattatggcattgatatgagtaaacatgagacctaagtgttattgtgaatatggttagttcatatctttgctgaaaacttgaatgctggctttacatatttacaacaacaagagcaaacagagtttgtaaaagtttttctttagcactttcagtttatcaactgaattgcttaaggacaagcaaaggtttaagcttgggggagttgatacgtctccatcgtatctacttttccaaacacttttgcccttgttttggactctaacttgcatgatttgaatgaaactaacccggactgacgctgttttcagcataattgccatggtgttatttttgtgcagaaataaaagttctcggaatgacctgaaatttcacggagaatatttttggaattaataaaaataccGGCGAAAAATCAACActaggggcccacaccctgtccaagagggggggcgcccaccctcctcgggcgtgcccccctgcctcgtggcccccctggagctccaccgacctcaactacaactctatatattcacgttcggggagaaaaaaatcaaagagaaggattcatcgtgttttacgatacggagccgccgccaagccctaatctctctcggtagggctgatctggagtccgttcggggctccggagaggggaatccgtcgccatcgtcatcatcaaccttcctccatcaccaatttcatgatgctcaccgctgtgcgtgagtaattccattgtaggcttgctggacggtgatgggttggatgagatttaccatgtaatcgagttagttttgttagggtttgatccctagtatccattatgttctgagattgatgttgctatgactttgctatgcttaatgcttgtcactagggcccgagtgccatgatttcagatctgaacctattatgttttcatgaatatatgtgagttcttgaccctatcttgcaagtctatagtcacctattatgtgttatgattcgttaaccccaaagtgacaataatcgagaccactacccgtgatgaccgtagtttgaggagttcatgtattcactaagtgttaatgctttggtccggtactctattaaaaggaggccttaatatcccttagttttcaataggaccccgctgccacgggagggtaggacaaaagatgtcatgcaagttctttttcataagcacgtatgactatattcagaatacatgcctacattacattgatgaactggagctagttctctgtcaccctatgttataactgttgcatgaggaatcgcatccgacataattctccatcattgatccaatgcctacgagcttttcacatattgatctttgcttagttacttttccgttgccactgttataattactacaaaactgctactgttacttttgccactgttaccgttacttccatactactttgctactaaatactttgctgcagatattaagttttttaggtgtggttgaattgacaactcaactgctaatacttaagaatattctttgactccccttgtgtcgaatcaataaatttgagttgaatactctaccctcgaaaactgttgcgatcctctatacttgtgggttatcagcgtgGCACACCACTTGGGTAGATGAGGCTGACGCGCACGCCGTTGTGACCAAGCTATCAGGCGGCCGCGCACACCAGGCCAGGCAGCGCCCCGGAAGTTGGCGGCTATGACACGTTCGAGAGTGCCTTGGGCAGTGTCAGTGATGGGGCTGTCAGGAACAACAGGAACTATGCCATTGTCGACGTGCTGGGCACGGTTCCTCTACTCCTGGATATCCTCACCTCTCGCGTGAATTACTTGGGCAGATCCTCAAGGTTGAGGATGACCCGAAGCAGCATCGAAGCTCGACTGTGATATTACGCCATCGAGAGAAGTTAGCCACGTCCAAAcaaagtattctataaatcaatttTAACAAAACAACAACTTAAAACTGGTTTTCCTAAAAATGCTCTTTGGTTTTGCTAAAACTTGTTCTAAATACTAGTTATCCAAACAACCACTTAGGTATGGGTATGTCGGAAGTGACAGTAAACAATCGCATCCCCGCACGGGACAAATATAGTAGTTGTTGTTGTTTGCCTTTGGCCATGGCAAAAGGTGCGGCGGCCTAGGGCCCATCTTAAATAAGGGCATAATATATCCACATACTTGAATAAATCAAAAATAGTAATTTTGCGAAACATAAAATCAACATGGACGGGGGCATATGCCCCCACCCGACGCACTTCACCACGTCATATTTATTCAATATTTATTTATAATTGTAACTTTATTTGCTAACTAAAATTATGTTTCTTTATGTCTTTATATTTTTCATGATATACGGTATATACTGTTGAAAGCATATAtgttactccctcctttccggtttatagtgCTCATCTtaattttttgtttttctgatttAAAGGCTCATCTTCGTCTCCTATTGAGATTCCGAGCTGCATTAAATATTTGCATGCATTAATAAAAAAGGAATTCAACAATTCATGTAATGTTCCTACCCGTCTAGTGGCCAaacatgcatgcattgcaatccaaattaatgcatcaatttaatttgggtagttttgtaaagtacaaGATACATTCCTCCACTCACCATCAGAGCcatataaaccggaaaggagagAGTACTCTGTAAGGTAGGTTCATTGTGCCTCAATCGCACTAGGGTCTCCACAATACTAGGGCCGTCCCTGGCTGTTGATGTCCAGGAGTCTTGCCAAGGATGAGCGGCGAATTCAAGACCCGACAACCATCAGGGAATGTGTCGATGGGTCACAGGGGTTAGTAGCTACACCTGCTGCTGCTACTTGGTGTAAGCCAGATCTTGTGTGGATCAAAACGAACTCTCACAGCGCACTTTCAAAGAACAAGGAGTTTGGAGGGGGGAGCAGTCTTGCGGAACCATCATTTTGTCTTCACTATTGGGGCATGCCATTTTTCCCTCTCGCCAACGACCCAGAGCTGACTGAACTGATGGCCTGCCGTCGAGCTGTTCATCTAGCGCAAGAAGTGGACATTCAGTGGGTGGTACCGGAGACGGATTCTCAAACTGCAATTAGGAAAATCAACGACGAATCGGCAGATTTATCTATTCATGGGCATCTTCTTTAGGAGGTGAAGGACTTGCTGAAATCCTTCGAGAATTATAAGGTAGTCTGGGTGCGACAGTCGGCGAACAAAGTCGCACACGTCCTACCTAGGGAGGGTTGTACAATAAATTATGTAAAACCTGGTTCCGGGTACCTCCGGCATGTGTTAGTTCGGAAGTTACCGCTGAGGGCGCCGTGACTGTTGAATAAAACTGCAACAATTTCCACTAAAAAAAAGAAAGACATGATCAACACATGTAACGCACATAGACCATACTACACATTTTTCTGAATTATATTGCTCAAGATAAACACCACACAAAATtaacccgcaaaaaaaaaaacaccACACAAAATTTAGACCATGCCACACAAATAATGATTTTGTGCCGAAGCAACAAAACAATCTGGGCTGTGTGTACACGGGACTGTGTGGCAGTAGCAGTTGACCGTGTGAACTCGTCCACTCGCGTCTCCGCAACAGCAGTCGAAGCTCCTCTCCCCTGttccccgtcgccgcccctcctcttccccAAATCCGTCGAACCACAACGCCAGGCCACGATCTCCGCGCCCCCCGGCCGATCCTCGCCAGGTTCGTCCCTTCCGCCGCTTTTCCCGCTCAGCTTCCGCTTCAAGTATCATGTCCTTTCTCCGGGAAAGACAGGAAATTGGGCGCCGTTTCTGAGCTGCGCCGTTCGTCTGGTTTCTGGCAGGCAGGCAGGCGCTCGTTACATGGATTGGAGCTGCTGGGATCGTGCCGCGGCGTAAACCCTCGTGCCGAGCTGGTTCGTTTCGGCGTGGTTGGTTGGTTTGGTCAGGTCTTGGTGGATTGAGTGGTTCTTGGAGGAGCTGTTTGGGGAATTCTGGAAGCTGGTGGAATTGGAGTCGCTAGATCGCTTTAGCTTTGTGGGGGGTTACAGAATAATATGGTATCTTGGTGCATGGAAGGTGGGCAGTTGGGTTAGCATAAGGTGGAATCAGGGATTTTTGTTAGGAAGGAGGGGGATGGGAGGCCTCTGCTCAAAGGTCTCTGCGGTAGACAAGTCGCCGAGCGACACCGCGCTCGGCAGGAACCAGGTATTCGATCATGAGCCGGTGGCGGCGttgaaggaggaggagaagaagtcGGTGCCCGAAGAGGCCGCGGCGAAGAGGGTGGAAGAGCAGCAGGCTTTCTCGTTCTTGGAGAGCGTCGTGCCCGGCCTTGCTGTGCACAATGGTGCAGATGCCGAGCACACAGGGTCCAGGACACCGCAACTGGCTCGGACACTGTCGCAAAGGGCTGGTCTGGGCAAGGCCAAGGTTAGAGGAGTTTTTGTGCCATTTCTTTCAATCTATGACGAATTAGGCCGCAGGGTACCGCATTTCGTTAACCGATAGCTTTTCAAAGTAATTCTCCGGTCCTTAGTTTGTTAGGTTGTACCACAGTTGTAGTGACATATGGCGTTCCTGTTTTATCATATGCATAGGTACTATGTTTTTTTTACTGTAAGAAGAATAATTAGTCAGGTAGCTATCTTATGAAGAATAGTTTTGCTTATTACTTATTAGCAACCTCACGAAATAAAGTGTCCATTACTCCAAATGCCCTTTTTTTCCTTGTTCTAGATGGTGCACATTTAGTTGAGTCTAGTGAATGCATTGTATCGAATCCAACTGTAGTGGGTTGGGGCTGAAGCATGTACATCAATTTGGTTATATTTTTATAATTTTATACTGTACTGTGTGGCCTGGATATTTTTTGATCTTTTCGCGGTACTGATATGCTAAAGCAGGGAATTAGAAATCCTAATTTATAACTTCCAAGCAAACACTTCAATGAGTATATAACACTCACCCCAGTTTAAAAGTCTTGATTAACAATCGCGAGTGGTTTTCAGTGATATGTAGTGGTGAGCTAAGTGTGATTAACAATATTCTGCAGATACTTTTAAATTTTTTAATGCTGAGGAAAAAGTCATATCATCTTACAAATTAAACCAAACTGCCAGATGCATGACTTTGCACATCATCCTTCCTGGCTATCCTATGCAAGGTTGTTCCATGCAAGCAGCAAAAAATTCCTCAGTTATTTTGGGCTTCTCAGGCTTAAATAGAAAAAATTGTCATGCTATGAAAATTATTATgcaatactccctccatccgaaaaAGCTTGCCCCTCAAATGGATACTAGCCAATAAAAGATGCAATTTTTGTGAGCTTTTCCTACTATAAGGATCACTTCGTTTTTTGCATATAAATTAGGTGTACACTTGTCTTTGCTCTTTTCGAGTGTCCAGAGTGTTCATTCCATAAAACATTGTTAGGCTGCTTAATGGTTGCTTGCTATACTGACTATTGAAACAGGTTTCGGAAATGAGCACAATTTTAGGTAGAGCTAGCACTGTTGGACTTGGGAAAGCTGTGGAGGTTCTAGACACACTTGGTAGTAGCATGGCGAGTTTAAATGCTAGCAGTGGCTTTGTGTCAAGTTCTGGAGCAAAGGGAAATAAAATTTCTATTTTGGCTTTTGAGGTGGCAAATACAATAGTTAAGGGTTCCAATCTAATGCATTCTCTGTCAAATTCTAACATAAAGCATATAAAAGAAGTGGTGCTTCATTCAGAAGGTGTCCAACACCTGATATCCAAAGATATGGATGAACTACTTGAGATTGCAGCTGCTGACAAAAGGTAAGTGTTGAATCTACACTGCttattactccctccattttaaTATATCTATCACTGGCCTTATGAGTGGCCATTTAAAAATATATGACCATTGAAGTAACCGAGAATGcagttaatatttcaatactttGCCCGTACTTTAATGCTTTGGAAGGAGTTAAGTGGTAGCATGTCATTTTATAGGGGGATGCATGATGATTTTCATTAAATATATCTAAGATTTAGTGCTACCTTCGTTTCTGCGCATGGTAGGCTGATGACAGATATAACAAAACAAAGGGAGTAGTTTCATTACCCCAGTAGAACTGTATTCACTATTTGGAGAACTTCAGCAGAACCTTTCTTGCATCTTCTTGTCAAGTGGTTAATTGTTTTGTTTGATTCCAACAGGGAAGAGTTAGATGTATTCTCAAAAGAGATTATTCGTTTTGGCAATCGTTGCAAGGATCCTCAGTGGCACAACTTGGACCGCTACTTTGAAAAGTACAGTCCGTTTTCTATCCTTGTCTTTGGCAAAGGTGATTATTATAAGGTACTAACTTGTGTTTCACTGTTGCCATTCTTAGGTTGGCGTCAGAAAGAACTTCCCAGCATTCCCTGAAACGAGATGCCGAGACCGTGATGCAGCAATTGATAATTTGTGTTCAGTATACAGCTGTAAGGATCACCATGCTAATTTAGGATGGTTTTTAAATAAGTCATTTGCCTTATGTGCCATTTTGATTACTTAAATTTTGCACATGATCGTAACTGCAAATGAATTTAGCAGCTACATGATGAATAGAACGTAGCAATTTCTGGGCCATTTCAGTTGTCAATACTTTATTTGAGTGGTCCATGATCAAATTTGTTCGATCACTTGGATTTTTCTAGTAACTGTTGCATTTGCTCCAAGCCTGCAAGTGCAAAGAACCATGTTGTGTACTCCTTCTAGTTTGAAATGTAAGCGTTCAGTTTTGACCATCAATAAATGAAGAGATCTCTAGAAATCTAGATTGGCTGCATGATTTCAGTACTAGTAGATTCGTCTTGAAAGCAACAATGTATTGTGATGGAAATTCATAATCAAACTGGTATCTTGTGGACCGTGTAAATTCCCAAAACGACCTATATTTTTTGACTTTTGCTAGATGTCCGTCTTTTGAACTTCTGATATTATTTTGGTCTTTTGAACTTCTGATATTATTCTGGTTAGTTTTTATTATAACATAAGTTATTCTGCTTATTGATTTCATGTTATTGACTTTGCTTCACTTATTTACCTTTCTCCCCTCAGGAATTATATCATGAGTTGCATGCATTGGATAGGTTTGAGCAAGACTATCGTCGTAAACATCAAGAACATGATGACTTGAGTTTAACAGGTTATTTTTGTTTCTGAACTGTAGACCTGTTTGATTTATCAGGCCTAGCTACacattttttgcatgtttttggcTAGGTTCGTCCTGTTCTGTAACCATTTAAGAAATAGAACATAGGCATTGCCCTTTTTTTATACGAATAATCATATATCCCATTGGATGCAGTCTTCGATTAGGTTGCTTGTATAGTTCTTATGTTGCCATTTATCAATATTTTGTAAAAACTCATCCCCAGAGTAATGCCTTTCTTGTGTGCATAGTAGTACAGAATATAATAATATGGTGCATCTCAATGATTTGTGGGCTTTCCATTAGAAAACAGTCTTTAAGGATTGATATTTATCATTGGATGCCATTTATCTGTAAAACTATAATCTATAGCTACATAACTATCGTGAGTTAAGTTCGATCTAATCAATCCAGACCATCCAAGCGGGACTGGTCCAATGGATGAGAAAATACGTTGGAGCCTTGCACTATGATCACTCACACAGCATCACCCTCTTAATTGCACAACTACTATTTTCACCCTCTTAATTACATCTTGACGTTTCAAATTCTAGCATATTCACCCTCTTCCATTTGCATGCTGTGCTGTTGCGGAGGGTGCTCCCCTTGGCCCCTTCTCTTGGTTGCTTAGCTCACTACATAATTCTTATGAGTTATGATATATACCTCGTCTCGGTTTCATTTGTCAGTATGCATTCACGCAATATATGTTCTGTAAAATGTGCATTGCACTTAGAGGGATGCTAGTGATGAGCTAAAGGAAAACTTATGATTTATTTGCAGGTGACAGTCTGCATATACTAAAGCAGGAAGTGAAGAGCCAAAGTAAGCATGTTAAAAGTTTGAAAAGAAAGTCACTTTGGTCCAAGAATTTGGAAGAGGTCAGTAGTATAGAGTTTGTTATAATAAAATCTATTACAATAAGAAATGCTGGCTCTAGGAAGGCATTGGTTATGTTGTAGGTTAGTACTAGATGTTTACACTACGTGGATTTTTATATCACCTCATGCTCCCAGATTTGAAGAAAACTATTCTCTTTGCAGGTGATTGAAAAGCTTGTAGACATCGTCCACTTCTTAGATCTGGAGATTTACGACGCCTTTGGTCATGCTGGTATTGATCCTTATGGCTGCTGTCTTGCAAGAGTGAATGTTGTTGCTAGTAATTATGGTGATTTGAAGGATCATATATATGCTTGGCCATAATCAACTTCCCCTGCATATGTATTAGGAATGCATTCTGATGTCTTTGGTTAAGTTTTTCATGTCAGCCAGTTTTTCTGATATTAATCCACTAAAAAAATCTTAAAGGGGTTGGTTCTCTTGCCTGGATAGATGACCCTCAGTTTCCTTGCATCCATATCGAATAATGCTCTTATCGAATTTAGCTAGTTTGGCACCCTTAGCCAAGCAAAGGTAATGTATCTTTATTGAGATAATGCCTTGAACTTATTCACGCTCAGCAGGGGGGACAAGGTACATACGACCTCCGTctggaattacttgtcgcagaaatagatgtatctagacgtatttttagttctagatacattcatttctgtgacaagtaattcaggacggagggagtatgttccATGCTATAGTATAAATGTGTTCTTGGGTTTTTATAGCAGCTTTCGAAAATATGATAGTATATCCAGTGCTCAGTTTAATTGCATGTACTTGCTATGGAGTGTGCAATGGTTTTTTGGGAAAAAATGGCTTTTGTGCATGCATGAACACACACTTTTAACTGCAATATGGTAATCTAAATTGTTTACCTCAATAGGTAATGTAAGTGTAGGCTGATTCTTGTCAAAACATTGTGATTTTATTATGAATCATCATTCATTGTGGCAATGATTTAGAGGTTCCTGCTCCTATTAACTGTAGAGAGTGAAGAACCACAAGAACCCGTGAAACGCCATAAGAGATTGGGACCAGCAGGCCTTGCGCTCCATTATGCAAATATCATCAATCAGATTGATACACTTGTAAGT is drawn from Aegilops tauschii subsp. strangulata cultivar AL8/78 chromosome 1, Aet v6.0, whole genome shotgun sequence and contains these coding sequences:
- the LOC109736411 gene encoding protein PSK SIMULATOR 1; translation: MGGLCSKVSAVDKSPSDTALGRNQVFDHEPVAALKEEEKKSVPEEAAAKRVEEQQAFSFLESVVPGLAVHNGADAEHTGSRTPQLARTLSQRAGLGKAKVSEMSTILGRASTVGLGKAVEVLDTLGSSMASLNASSGFVSSSGAKGNKISILAFEVANTIVKGSNLMHSLSNSNIKHIKEVVLHSEGVQHLISKDMDELLEIAAADKREELDVFSKEIIRFGNRCKDPQWHNLDRYFEKLASERTSQHSLKRDAETVMQQLIICVQYTAELYHELHALDRFEQDYRRKHQEHDDLSLTGDSLHILKQEVKSQSKHVKSLKRKSLWSKNLEEVIEKLVDIVHFLDLEIYDAFGHAESEEPQEPVKRHKRLGPAGLALHYANIINQIDTLVSRSSSISSNTRDNLYQGLPPTVKSALRPKLQTFEIKEELTVSQIKAEMEKTLRWLVPIAHNTTKAHHGFGWVGEWANTGSELSCKLSGQMDLTRIETLYHAEKDKTEAHILELVVWLHHLISKCRAANGDIRSPIKSPVRSPTQKGHTIRLQLDPANNSSPILTPEDQDMLRCVKYRKFVPGISKSQEFDTKSRHDKHSRLCKSNSHSPTSGNRKDLLSFRRFSMLPVIDFEIDRTKALDLIDRLDGLEIQSGIN